In Carassius gibelio isolate Cgi1373 ecotype wild population from Czech Republic chromosome B17, carGib1.2-hapl.c, whole genome shotgun sequence, the genomic stretch CACTTACTACGGAGAGCCCGAGGTGGGTACCTcacctaaataaatatatatatgtatttttttctcctcGTCGAAATCCGATCCGGTTTTATACAACTCAGTATTAGCCCTGAGATAATATTAACTTTGAGATCAAATATTGACTTGAGGCGCCTCCAAATCCTCCCCCATCATCTCGACGCCCTGCACTATCCTAACAAAGTTGTGCTTGACATGCATTGCAAACTTTTCATTTCCAATTACGGATGCCGACGAATACATTGGTTTATTCTTCAACAACATCGGGCGTTGGAAAGCGAAAATAACCGGGCAGGGCATTTGACTTTTAAACAAATAGCCCACTGTTCTTGGTTTTACATTTCTGAGTGGCTGTAATATTGACTACAACTGGGGTTTCCCGTGAATTGTTGGAATCCTGTAACTGACAAAAATGCTTTAAATCACTTTATGACACATCTCCagattaattagattttttttcttaaccccaacaaaacaaactatttaataaaacctttatatattaaaaaataattgtatgctacaaataaaaacaaacaaacatacatatttttttcttcttatgtTTATCTTTCCAGTTTAGCAAGGCCAACGATTCTAAATATTTTCTCCTTGGAGTTGCATTGCACTTAAAAGCATTGTCTGATTTCTTTCGCAGTGTTACACCTCCGTTAACAACATGAACACCGGACTGGGAATGAACTCCATGAACACTTACATGACTATGTCCGGGATGAGTTCGACCGCAAACATGGCAGCAGCTAACAGCATGAACATGTCCTATGTCAACACGGGTATGAGTCCTTCAATGACCGGCATGTCTCCCGGCGCGGGAGCGATGGCCGGCATGGGAGCAGGGATGACGGGCATGAGCGCAGCCCTGAGCCCGACCATGAGCCCCATGGCAGCGCAAGCGCCCTCCATGAACGCCTTAACCTCGTACAGTAACATGAACGCTATGAGCCCAATGTATGGCCAGTCAACCATAAACAGATCAAGAGACCCCAAGTCCTACCGGAGGAGCTACACGCACGCCAAGCCGCCCTACTCGTACATTTCTCTAATTACCATGGCCATTCAGCAGTCGCCCAGTAAGATGCTGACCCTCAGTGAGATCTATCAGTGGATAATGGACCTTTTCCCTTTTTACCGACAGAACCAGCAGCGCTGGCAGAACTCTATCCGCCACTCGCTGTCCTTCAACGACTGCTTCCTGAAAGTGCCGCGCTCCCCGGATAAACCGGGCAAAGGCTCGTTTTGGACCCTTCATCCCGATTCCGGAAACATGTTCGAAAACGGCTGCTATCTGAGGAGGCAAAAGCGCTTCAAGTGCGACAAGAAACTGAGCAAGGAGCCGGGTCGGAAAACCTCGGAGGGCGGCTCGAACAGCAGCTCCGAGAGCTGCAACGGGAACGAATCTCCTCGTTCCAACTCGTCTAGCAACGAGCACAAAAGATCCCTGTCTGACATGAAGTCTGCTCAGGGTCTGAGCCCGGACCACGGAGCCTC encodes the following:
- the LOC127975833 gene encoding forkhead box protein A2-like, translated to MLGAVKMEGHEHAADWSTYYGEPECYTSVNNMNTGLGMNSMNTYMTMSGMSSTANMAAANSMNMSYVNTGMSPSMTGMSPGAGAMAGMGAGMTGMSAALSPTMSPMAAQAPSMNALTSYSNMNAMSPMYGQSTINRSRDPKSYRRSYTHAKPPYSYISLITMAIQQSPSKMLTLSEIYQWIMDLFPFYRQNQQRWQNSIRHSLSFNDCFLKVPRSPDKPGKGSFWTLHPDSGNMFENGCYLRRQKRFKCDKKLSKEPGRKTSEGGSNSSSESCNGNESPRSNSSSNEHKRSLSDMKSAQGLSPDHGASPTSQAQHLLVQHHSVLAHDGHLKPEHHYSFNHPFSINNLMSSEQQHHKMDLKAYEQVMHYGYGSPMAGALSMGSMASKAGLDSPDTSYYQGVYSRPILNSS